A window of Pueribacillus theae contains these coding sequences:
- a CDS encoding TraX family protein, which yields MNIPHFASATPSYMFYGSLFGNIIFVEGGVLFLVLGVLLYLTRNNKMNLIIYYSVFSVFMYPLVKYYGYRPGGLTSYLVPFADYQWMMIAALPFMLIYNRKKGIGLKYFFYIFYPLHIAILYIIGQSLK from the coding sequence ATGAATATACCACACTTCGCTAGTGCAACACCGTCTTACATGTTCTACGGTTCATTATTTGGAAATATTATTTTCGTTGAAGGGGGAGTTTTATTTTTAGTTCTTGGTGTATTACTATATTTAACAAGAAATAATAAAATGAATTTAATAATTTATTACAGTGTTTTTTCTGTTTTTATGTATCCATTGGTTAAGTATTATGGTTATCGGCCTGGTGGTCTTACAAGTTACCTAGTCCCTTTTGCAGATTATCAATGGATGATGATTGCAGCACTTCCTTTTATGTTAATTTACAATAGAAAAAAAGGAATAGGATTAAAGTATTTTTTTTACATATTCTATCCATTACATATAGCAATTCTTTATATAATAGGTCAGAGCTTGAAATAG
- a CDS encoding NADPH:quinone oxidoreductase family protein, producing MAENFRALVVNKTEDDFSVDVKTLSFDDLPEGEVTIRTAYSSVNYKDGLASIPNGNIVSTYPFVPGIDLAGTVVSSTDHRFKEGDEVIATSYEIGVTHFGGFSEYARVKADWVVPLPKGLSLKEAMAYGTAGFTAALSVQSLEQHGVLPDSGDIAVTGATGGVGSLAVAILAKLGYSVVASTGKESEHDYLKSLGAKKVVSREDVNPEKIRALGKQLWAGAVDPVGGKTLAALLSNTKYGGSVAVSGLTGGTSVPATVFPFILRGVNLLGIDSVYCPMEVRKPLWERMANEMKPDSLLSDIGQEVDLDGLKDALSSILEGKVRGRTIVKF from the coding sequence ATGGCCGAAAATTTTCGTGCTTTAGTCGTCAACAAAACGGAGGATGATTTTTCCGTTGACGTAAAAACTTTATCTTTTGATGATCTTCCTGAAGGGGAAGTAACGATCCGGACAGCTTATTCAAGCGTTAATTACAAAGATGGCCTTGCTTCCATTCCAAATGGAAATATCGTTAGTACATACCCTTTCGTTCCAGGCATTGACTTGGCTGGCACAGTTGTATCTTCTACAGATCATCGTTTCAAAGAAGGCGATGAAGTCATCGCGACAAGTTATGAAATTGGCGTTACCCATTTCGGTGGATTTAGCGAGTACGCGAGAGTGAAAGCGGACTGGGTCGTTCCGCTGCCGAAAGGATTATCGCTGAAAGAAGCAATGGCCTATGGAACGGCAGGGTTTACGGCAGCGTTGTCTGTACAAAGTTTAGAACAGCACGGCGTTCTTCCTGACAGCGGGGATATTGCTGTTACAGGGGCAACCGGAGGTGTCGGCAGCCTTGCGGTGGCAATTTTAGCCAAACTTGGCTACAGTGTTGTGGCAAGCACAGGAAAAGAAAGCGAGCATGACTACTTAAAGAGTTTAGGCGCAAAAAAAGTGGTCTCCCGTGAAGATGTCAATCCGGAAAAAATCCGTGCGCTAGGCAAACAACTTTGGGCGGGAGCGGTTGATCCTGTCGGCGGAAAGACATTGGCTGCCCTCCTTAGCAACACAAAATACGGCGGCAGTGTAGCGGTAAGCGGTTTAACTGGCGGGACGAGCGTCCCTGCAACAGTCTTTCCTTTTATTCTTCGCGGTGTCAATTTGCTTGGCATTGATTCGGTCTATTGCCCAATGGAAGTTCGCAAGCCGCTTTGGGAACGAATGGCAAACGAAATGAAGCCTGATAGCCTTCTAAGCGACATCGGGCAAGAAGTCGATTTGGACGGGCTCAAAGATGCACTTTCTTCTATTTTAGAAGGCAAAGTGCGCGGGCGTACAATCGTAAAATTTTAG